From a region of the Danaus plexippus chromosome 8, MEX_DaPlex, whole genome shotgun sequence genome:
- the LOC116776048 gene encoding charged multivesicular body protein 6-A, translated as MGGLFSKSKKPVSRVTEQDKAVLQLKQQRDKLKQYQKKIELNLERDRKLAKKLLSEDKRDRAKLLLKKKKYQENLLKNTDIQLEKLEQLTHDLEFAQIEVQVLDGLKTGNEALKKVHEILNIDEIEKILDETKEGIEKQKEIDDLISGQLSQEDEEDIEAELESILDVKDKLPDVPMETLPEDVEEETPERPQRVKAKRIAVEA; from the exons ATGGGGggtttatttagtaaaagtaaaaagcCTGTCAGTAGGGTTACCGAACAAGACAAAGCTGTTTTACAGCTTAAACAACAAAGAGACAAGTTAAAACAATACCAGaagaaaatagaattaaatttggaAAGAGACCGAAAGTTAGCTAAAAAACTATTGTCGGAAGATAAACGTGATAGGGCAAAATTATTGctgaagaaaaagaaatatcaagAAAACCTTTTAAAGAATACTGATATCCAACTAGAAAAGCTAGAACAACTTACACACGATTTAGAGTTTGCTCAGATTGAAGTACAG GTTCTTGATGGGTTGAAAACGGGTAATGAAGCTCTAAAGAAGGTTCatgaaattcttaatatagatgaaatagaaaaaatattggatGAAACAAAGGAGggtatagaaaaacaaaaagaaatagatGATTTAATATCAGGTCAATTAAGTCAGGAGGATGAAGAAGATATTGAAGCCGAGCTTGAATCTATTCTTGATGTTAAGGACAAATTACCTGATGTACCCATGGAGACACTACCAGAAGATGTGGAAGAAGAAACTCCAGAAAGACCTCAAAGGGTTAAAGCTAAAAGAATTGCAGTTGAGGCTTga
- the LOC116772878 gene encoding luc7-like protein 3 has product MAVLAAAQLLDELMGRHRNTNPNEKIKKPNWEDPEYCKYYMVKFCPHDLFVNTRADLGVCPKVHDDEVKDLFERAESSYKKAQYVEEFLRFCRHMISDVERKIQKGKQRLELMNSKPEGPPMTQAQTEKNQEQVQLLSEKITALLREAEEAGSCGNVEQAQGLMKLCDRLKDEKEQLLKQQENSHWSMTAELAAAQEKQMEVCPVCGAFLIVGDAQQRIDDHLSGKQHVGYYKLRQAYEEMNEAREKEQQEKERRRREERERERSIRGGGLGSDRRDRERMERDRERDSHKDRERDRGDKERDRERHRSNREERNNRHEDRDRERDRDRDRERDRGDKERERDRDKERDKERERDRERKHRRERRSSHDRPRRRSRERH; this is encoded by the exons ATGGCAGTGCTTGCTGCGGCACAATTGTTAGATGAATTAATGGGGAGACATCGTAATACAAATCCAAatgaaaagattaaaaaaccaAATTGGGAAGATCCAGAA TATTGTAAATACTATATGGTAAAATTCTGCCCTcatgatttatttgtaaacacaAGAGCCGATCTTGGGGTTTGTCCAAAAGTCCATGACGATGAGGTAAAGGATCTTTTCGAACGAGCAGAATCTTCATATAAGAAAGCTCAATATGTTGAAGAGTTCTTAAGATTTTGCCGTCACATGATTAGCGATGTAGAAA gaaaaatacaaaaaggtaAACAAAGACTGGAGTTGATGAATTCAAAACCTGAAGGTCCTCCCATGACACAGGCTCAGACCGAGAAGAATCAGGAacag gtTCAGCTGCTATCTGAAAAGATAACTGCTTTATTGAGAGAAGCCGAGGAAGCTGGGTCCTGTGGTAATGTAGAACAGGCACAAGGCCTCATGAAGTTGTGTGATCGACTGAAAGATGAAAAGGAACAACTTTTGAAACAACAGGAGAAtag cCACTGGTCAATGACAGCGGAATTGGCAGCAGCTCAAGAGAAGCAAATGGAAGTGTGTCCTGTATGTGGagcatttttaattgttgGTGACGCACAGCAGAGGATTGATGATCACCTCTCCGGGAAACAACATGTTGG aTACTATAAATTACGTCAAGCTTACGAAGAGATGAATGAAGCTCGTGAAAAGGAACAACAGGAGAAGGAAAGACGGCGGCGAGAGGAAAGAGAAAGAGAACGCAGCATACGGGGCGGTGGACTCGGGTCAGATAGACGGGACAGAGAGAGGATGGAGAGGGACCGAGAGCGAGATAGCCACAAGGATAGGGAACGGGATAGGGGAGATAAAGAAAGAGATAGAGAACGTCATCG GTCCAATCGTGAAGAACGAAATAATCGTCACGAGGATCGTGATCGCGAACGAGATCGTGACAGGGACCGTGAGCGTGATCGCGGTGACAAGGAACGGGAACGGGACCGTGACAAGGAAAGGGACAAGGAACGGGAACGGGACCGAGAGCGTAAACACCGCCGAGAGAGAA GATCGTCTCACGATCGCCCAAGACGTCGATCCCGTGAACGTCACTGA
- the LOC116773044 gene encoding uncharacterized protein LOC116773044 gives MTDVNESALTQEARRQLRESFLRDVSELKGQPCHILTYEQSTLEATFKGWKPDGSEVLVSNLKTPANIIMSSALLRTPDILAIHFDTNINPE, from the exons atgaccgATGTAAACGAGTCGGCGTTAACACAGGAAGCAAGAAGGCAACTAAGAGAGTCCTTTTTGAGGGATGTTAGTGAATTGAAAG GCCAGCCATGCCACATTCTTACATATGAACAATCAACACTTGAAGCTACATTCAAAGGTTGGAAACCAGATGGTTCCGAAGTTTTAGTCAGTAATTTGAAGACGCCagctaatataataatgtcatcAGCATTGCTCAGAACACCTGATATTTTGGCTATACATTTCGATACAAATATAAACCCTGAATAA